ttttctgaATTAATATAGAGAGACAGAAACAGAGGAACAAAGTAATATCAAAAGCTGGCTATGCAACcctaataaaattttctttttgtgacAATTATGCCAAGCCTCAGTGATAATTCACAAGCTTTGTGGGATTCctctttttggaaaatctgacATTTATCGATATAACTCATCTTAGTATCATATCAAGacaaaattttcccttttatccTCTTATCAGAAAATGACCCCTTCCAAACACTCCATCGCTGTTCTCCAAACCAAATAAATACACACAATCGCACTCAGAGAAGCAAAATTTCACATCTATCAACACTGACAAAACCAACAAACACCAACCCTATTTTATTCTTACTCTACCACAATTCAGAAGTAAAGGGAAGAAAactggagaaaaaagaaagcagACATACTGTTTAAGAGAGGAGACAGCATCTTCAACTTCGTCTTGAGAAGGAACGGCACCAAAAACAtaataattatcaaaaatcatGTTTGCTCTGTCTTGGTCGTCGTCTCCATTCACAGATTCCCATTCCCATTCCCATTCATCACTAtcaaagaaatatgaagaagCACAAGAAGCCCAGTTGGATACGATAGGAGAAGTTTCCGACACGGGAATGTTGAGTGAagtagaagcagaagaagacgaagaggagGATAGATAGAGGATGTGAGAGGTGGGCTTATTCGTGTTGGTGGAGGAGATAGATTTGGAGAGAGCATCTTGAATTCCTCCAACCCCAGAACGAATTGCAGTCCTAATCATACCCATTCCTCCACTACCAAATGAGCCCttcattctctttctcctcttttatcTGTAATTTTTTCTATCTCCTTTGTTGCACACAATCCTCTGTCCCTCTCAAATCTAAATCCGAACAGTTTGTGTTGAGGTGGGATTTCGTAACAGTCTCAACTTCCCTTCCCCACCATATCTACTAACTTAACTTGTATCTATATTCCTCTGCAGAAGTCTGAATAATAGATTGGATTAGAAAAATGGAAGGCATATGGGTTTGGGATGGAATCAACGTGGCTGAGGAAGGCCGCTTGTAATGGTCGTCGCAGCTGGAGCAGGTGACGGTAAGAAtatggaagaagaggagatgacaggtttttttctttaaataattaaggggtaaaatgaatatttcacctttgggtactaactgtgTTTAACATCAAGAGGAAGGTTGCCACTTTGACTAATTTTGGTAACTCCGTGACATAATGAATACTTAtaaggggtgtccgtgaaattttccctaattaatAAGTAGGATTTACAActaaatctttggtaaaatagtataaAAGACTAGTGGTACCGGCAAAATTAAaacacaagaaaagaaaagaaaaaaaaaaaaaaaaatcttttgaccttagctctcataaccttgagtcttaagaattatataatatataagatTAGGATATTAATTTGTTCTGATTCCTAATTGATAAATttagaaccggaccaataactTATTGACAGATTcagaaccaaaccaataaaCTATTGAGTGGGGTGATTCCAATTCCTAGCGGGACGATTCCGGTCAAATTCCCGATTCtaatccaaaattgacaccctcacCCCCACCCTCCCTCCCCTTCTTACGATTCcccatttcttttttattactGTTTTTCATTTGAAATTAAACTGGTAAAACAGGTAAGGCCTCCAAACATGCATTTGAGTGAGATACAATTAGATGACCAACAAAGTAAAGCACAGAACGCAATTTTTTGATTGTTTAATTTAGTTCTATTTTTATTCGAaacataaaaagaagaaaagaaatagggtAGAGTAAATCTCCTAACATAGTATCATGTAATGTCTGAGACTCGGGACTCTTGTAGCAAACAAAGACATCCGTAGTGAATAAATGATGCAAATCAGTAAGGACGACCAGGCCCACCAGGCCCTCCTGGTCCTCCACCAAAGCAGTCCCTAAACAAGCAGCAACAGCATAAGAAGTCGAAGCTGCAAAAACACCCAAATAAAACACTATCGGTTAACACATTATtgataaacaaaacaaaatagaaaaacccAATCAAACTGAAGAATATATTCTATGCATTCCAACTCACCAAGAATACATGAAGTTCCCAAAGCCACCGAAGAAGGCACCAGGACCCCAACCCCAACCAGGTCCTGGTCCTCCTCCCCAACCAGGTCCTGGACCTCCACCCCAACCACCTGGACCTCCCGGGCCTCCAGGTCCACCCCAACCTCCACCTGGACCTCCCGGACCTCCAGGTCCACCCCAACCCCCGCCtggacctcctcctcctccaccccaacccccacctggacctcctcctcctcctccaccccaacccccacctGGACCTCCTCCACCGCCTGGACCGCCGCCTCCTCCTCCTGGACCTCCAGGACCCATTCTTATCTCAGCTTACCGGCACTACAATCACTACAGGGAGTACTGGACTAGTAACCACAAAGAACAATAGAAAATAGAGACACTTGAAGTATCCTGAGATCTGAGAAGTCTGAGAACACAGAAAAACAAACAATGGGTAATCTCATTCCTTATATAGCGGGGTTTAACATAGGGGGTACGCGGCATGCCACTTTTCTTAGCCTCTTAAGTACATCTCCATCCATCTTCACTTCCAACAAGTAGTCAATAACATAAACAGTTGGACCAAAGGTTCTTTAATACCCGGCTGTTCCCTTTGTGCACATGCTCTTTTCACCTAACCTTCAAAACCACCTCAACTTCTTCCAAATGGAAACGAATACTTTTGTGAATTACAAAAGACTTGACACTTGGTAAAGGTAGGTGGCacgaagagaagaaaatttaaCAATGCAAGTTCATTCCTACTTTCCTCCAACTGGAAACCTGAGAGATTTTGGATTTCCTAATATACCCATATTTATATAGGAAAAAGAATCATTTATAAAATattgataagggtaaaatggaatagagagaaggagagatatATATTACCCGACCTGATAGGCTGATACATCTCACCATCCTGAAAATACCCTTATCAGGTAAGTGCAGATAGGGCTAAAATGGTTAAACAGAACTATTTACATTTACCCCATTGCTATTGAGGTACAAGCCTCCACCTCTacaatctatctctctccccttccttAACCATTGCTCAACCACcagcatctctctctcccattgcTATAAACGTACAAGCCTCCACCTCTATAGATAtatctctcccccttccttAACCGTTGCTCAACcaccaacatctctctctcatctctccccctTCCTTGATCATTGGTCAATCACCAGCATCTCTCTCCCATTGCTATCGAGGTACAAGCATCCACCTCTACAGATCtatctctcccccttccttGACCATTGCTCAACCACCAGCATCCCTCGCCCATTGCTATCAAGGTGCAAGCCTCCACCTCTACAGATCtatctctcccccttccttGACCATTGCTCAACCAccagcatctctctctctctctctctctctctctctagagaaGGGATAAGGATGAAGAGTTAGCACAGGACTTATCTAAAGACCTCAACCAAGACAGCCAACCCACCACTGAAGGTGAAAGTGGAACGAAAGTCATAAATTTACCTGAGACTACATGCCTATGTGAGCTTGAGAGTTTATTAATCAATAATCATCCATCAAACGAATAGAAGGAACAAAACATTGAGCTGCTACAATGATCAACCCAGTCCCAACCCCCTgccccacacccaaaaaaagagagagtctTGGAAAACCAGGATTCAGACGCTGAAGATCAGCACTGGCAACACAGCCTATAAGTAACAAAGCTTGCCAACCAAAATTAAGTACACTTGAGTGGCTTGCATTAACTCAGTAGACAAGACTAAAAAGCATGACACAATACCATGCTTCCACTCTAAAATCCCTCTTCACAATCACCCACTCTTGTCGACATGAGAATATATCAAATACACCTTTTAAACCCATTAATTTTGTCCTGATGAGGTTTCACCTCCCCAAGACTTAACATGGTGCTGGAAAC
The sequence above is a segment of the Telopea speciosissima isolate NSW1024214 ecotype Mountain lineage chromosome 7, Tspe_v1, whole genome shotgun sequence genome. Coding sequences within it:
- the LOC122668514 gene encoding glycine-rich protein 23-like, giving the protein MGPGGPGGGGGGPGGGGGPGGGWGGGGGGGPGGGWGGGGGGPGGGWGGPGGPGGPGGGWGGPGGPGGPGGWGGGPGPGWGGGPGPGWGWGPGAFFGGFGNFMYSCFDFLCCCCLFRDCFGGGPGGPGGPGRPY